The sequence GGCAAGGGGGGGAAGGAGCGCATCGTGCCGGTCGGGTCCTGCGCCCGGGAAGCGCTCACCGCCTACCTCGAGGAGCGCGGCAACCCGCAACCTTCCGAGCCGCTCATCCTGAACGCCCGCGGCGGCCGTCTGACGAGAAGGAGCGTAGCGCGCATCGTCGACGCCCACATGCTGCTGATCGCCACCATGCGCAAGGTCTCCCCCCACACGCTGCGCCACACTTTCGCCACCCATCTCCTCGAAGGGGGCGCCGACCTGCGGGCGATCCAGGAGCTGTTAGGACACGCCTCGCTCTCCACCACCCAAAAGTACACCCACGTCAGCATCGACAAGCTGATGGAGGTCTACGACAAGGCCCACCCGAAGGCACGCTCCTAGTTTCTCGCCCCCCTCTACACATCCCCCCAGCCCCCCAGCCCCCCAGCCCCCCAGCCGCCCAGCCGCCCACCGCCCAGCCGCCCCAGCCGCCCCAGCCGCCCCAGTCGGACTAGTCGGACTAGTCGGGCTTGGCGGGCTTGGCGAACTAATAAAAAAACGCCCCGCCGGTTTCCCGGCGGGGCGCTCTTGCTGCGGTAACGATCTGCCGCGGACTCTTAGTCCTCGCAGAGGTCGATCTTCACGTCCCAGTTCTTCAGCTTCATGGTGCCGTTCTTCTCGAGGTTGAGGTGCATCTTGAAGGCGCGATCCCAAAGCTGCGGCTCGTGGCCGACCTTCCTCGCGAGGCAATCCTTCTCGGCGATGTTGAGGTACTCGGTGAGCTGTGCCTTGTAATCCGGGTGGGCACACTTCTCGATGATGCGACGGGCACGCTCTTTCGGAGCGAGGCCGCGCAGGTCGGCGAGACCCTGCTCGGTGATGACGCAGTCGAGGTCGTGCTCGGTGTGGTCGATGTGCGAGCAGTGCGGCACGACGCATGAGATACCGGTCGGGTCGGTCTTGCTCGGACGGGAAGACGGGGTGTGCATCATCTTCAGGAAGCCGTTCCTCAAGAAGTCGCCGGAGCCGCCCAGGCCGTTGATCATACGGGTACCGCCGACCAGGGTGGAGTTGGCGTGTGCGAAGATGTCGATCTCGACCGGGGTGTTCATGGCTATGCAACCCAGACGGCGGATCGGCTCAGGTGCGTTGGAGATCGAGAGCGGACGCAGGGTGATCTTGTCGAAGTACTTGTCCATGTTCTCGAAGAAGCGCGGGAAGCCCGGGCTGGCCGAGAGAGACAGCGAGCAGGAGGAGGCCGCGTCGAGCTTGCCGGAGTCGAACAGGTCAAGCATGGTGTCCTGGAGTACCTCGGTGTAGACGGTCAGGTTCTTGAAGGGGCCCTTGGCCAGGCCGCCGATGACGGCGTTGGCGATGGAGCCGACGCCCGACTGGATCGGGAGCAGGTTCTTCGGCAGACGGCCCGCCTTCACCTCGGTGGTGAAGAAGTCGATGATGTGGTTCGCGATCGCCTCGGAGGTGTCGTCCTGCTCGGCGAAGGCACGTCCCTGGTCACGCAGCTTGGACTCGACCACGGCCACGACCTTGCTCGGATCGCAGGGGATCGAGGTGGAACCGATCCTCTCGCCGGCATGGGTGATGCCGAAGATCTGGCGGTTCGGCGGGGTGAGCGGGGTCAGGAGGTCATGGATGCCTTCGAAGGATGGCTGTCCGGTGTTCACCTCCAGGATGATCTTGTCGCAGATCATCAGGATCTCGGGGATGACGCCGCAGGAAGAGGTCGGAACCAGGGAGCCGTCTTCCTTGATGGCGGAAACCTCGATGATGGCGAGGTCAAGCTTGCCGCTCTCGGAGTCCTTGGTGTAGAAGCCGTAGCCCAGGTCCTGTGCGAACAGGGAGAGGTGCTTGTCGCCCATGCGGATGCGGCCGGCGTTGATGCCCGCTGCGATGTTTTTGCCGGTCTGGTACGGCCAGCGGCGGTCGATCATGTCCAGAGTCGCCCAACGGTCTTCGGTTTCCGCACCGACGGAAGCGCCGATGAAGAGGTTGAACTTCAGCTTGCCCTGCAGGTTGTTCTTCTCTACGTGGTCAGCCAGGGCGATGGGCACCACTTTCGGGTAGCCTGCCGGGGTGAAGCCGGACCAGCCAAGGTTCATCCCGTTCTTGAAGAACTCAATGGTCTGCTCGGGAGCCATGACCTTGTTCAAAAGTTGTTTGCATTGTAC is a genomic window of Geomonas ferrireducens containing:
- a CDS encoding acetyl-CoA hydrolase/transferase C-terminal domain-containing protein, with product MSEYGTLQDRVQCKQLLNKVMAPEQTIEFFKNGMNLGWSGFTPAGYPKVVPIALADHVEKNNLQGKLKFNLFIGASVGAETEDRWATLDMIDRRWPYQTGKNIAAGINAGRIRMGDKHLSLFAQDLGYGFYTKDSESGKLDLAIIEVSAIKEDGSLVPTSSCGVIPEILMICDKIILEVNTGQPSFEGIHDLLTPLTPPNRQIFGITHAGERIGSTSIPCDPSKVVAVVESKLRDQGRAFAEQDDTSEAIANHIIDFFTTEVKAGRLPKNLLPIQSGVGSIANAVIGGLAKGPFKNLTVYTEVLQDTMLDLFDSGKLDAASSCSLSLSASPGFPRFFENMDKYFDKITLRPLSISNAPEPIRRLGCIAMNTPVEIDIFAHANSTLVGGTRMINGLGGSGDFLRNGFLKMMHTPSSRPSKTDPTGISCVVPHCSHIDHTEHDLDCVITEQGLADLRGLAPKERARRIIEKCAHPDYKAQLTEYLNIAEKDCLARKVGHEPQLWDRAFKMHLNLEKNGTMKLKNWDVKIDLCED